The Pseudorasbora parva isolate DD20220531a chromosome 25, ASM2467924v1, whole genome shotgun sequence genome segment TTGGACTGGAGCAGGTAGAAATCAGCTCCTCGTCTCATCCGCTCGTAGTTGTAGTGACGCCACATGTGGAAGACAAACTTCTGCAGCCTGACGCTGCTCTCCTGTATGCAGAGCACAGGTTATTCAGTCAGGTGCTGGAAAAATATAAGAAATCTCTTTTTCTGTCAAAAAGGACTAAATCTATTGAATATTTCACTTTGTTTTTAACATAGAGATGAAAAACGAGATATTGAAACATAATTAAAAGCAGATCACGTTATAGTAAGGATGTGTTTGCTGCACTAGATGAAGTTATTTATTACCTCAATGAAGGACAATGTGCTGTTTATCTGTTTCATATCCTCttctttatttttcttctcttcTTCCTTTTGTTTCTCGATGTTCTCTTGTCCCTCGTAATACACACCAAAGTTCAGGAAAACCTGCATGCTCCCAAAGCGATTGTGGAAATTACTGAAGCACATCTGATAAAAACCTGCACAGATACACATACAACTATTTATTGATagattaattatttattcaattgtTTTATTAGATATATTTGAAGTTTGAAAGTGTGACTTTTATTATGGCGAtttcatgttagttaatttagtaTGTTTCATGATAacaatatgaatatattaattattttgtgtCTGGCATTCACTGCATGGTCCGCATGAAATCCCCTTTGAATTCTAGAAACAGAAGATTTTTCTGTTCATAACGGCAGCTGATGAACTAAAACACGTATGAAGGTGAGACTCACCAGTCTCCTCAACACTGAAGCCAATCTGACCACTAGCATCGTCAGCGTTGCCGACTATTAACCCGCTCGGCGCATTAACAAACACAGACAGATGTCTATCAAGAGCCACACCGGTCACCAGCTGGacctggacacacacacacacacacacactgagctgGAACATTCGAAGGACTCAAGTACACACTGATATTTAATTGCAGAATAATGTCTTACCATGAAGTGTAAGTAGAAGCGCTCCACATAGTGAGCAAAGTGCCAGAAGCACTGGAGGTCTCCGGCACGCAGCATGATGGCAAAGTCATACTGATCCGCTCCCCAGAAAAGATCCTGATCTGAAAGCTCTGGATGAGGGTCTTTCAACGCTCCACTGTTGCCCAACCCAAACAATAACAGAAGCCAAACAGGATAAATGCCATTCTGAAACATTTCAGATTTGAAATATGACTGGCAATAAGCTAAAGGAAACCAGAGACCGATTCAGTTTCTGAGTTCACTGAAGTTTCTGAAGATGATTAACTTTTGAGTCTGACGTGTGGCTTGAAAATGTGTTCTGCCCCTTTACATGTGGGAAAATCCGAGTTAGGCCACAGGTGCTCTGGAAAACATCTCCGACGCGCCTTCAAGAGACTAAAACATCTTTTTACAATACAATTCTGATCCCCAATACACTACACTAAAACTTAAAAACTAATAAGCTGTTTCACTGTGCTATAACTGTGTAAAATCTCTACCatttacataaaataatttacttcaaaacaacaacaacaataatcataaatgattattattattatacaatatattttccaatatagcAGCTAATTGGCCTTTAATATGCAGttatgtattgtttttaaacatcttGTTTTTAGTAAGGGAATGCAGGTGGTTGTTGGTATAAAATACCTGGTCTGCGTTCGTTATTTGGCCTCCAGGATTCACCTAACCTGATGACAACTTGTCAGTTTTCTCAAAAAGCAGTTTCGGTGGTTGATAATGCTTATAGGCATTGAAAGGTCAGCACTGGGGGCGCTATTGCACTGCGTGCCACCCAGGGCCTATTGTGCACCCTAACCTTCATCATAGTCTTCCTCATCACCCAAAAAGTGGCTTTTGAGCCACCTAACCACCTAAGCTTCCCCATAGTCTTCCTCATCACCCGCAAAGGGCCTTTTGGGCCACCTAACCACCTAAGCTTCCCCATAGTCTTCCTCATCACCCGCAAAGGGCCTTTTGGGCCACCTAACCACCTAAGCTTCCCCATAGTCTTCCTCATCACCCGCAAAGGGCCTTTTGGGCCACCTAACCACCTAAGCTTCACCATAGTCTTCCTCATCACCCGCAAAGGGCCTTTTGGGCCACCTAACCACCTAAGCTTCATCATAGTCTTCCTCATCACCCACGAAGTGCCTTTTGGGCCACCTAACCACCTAAGCTTCACCATAGTCTTCCTCATCACCCACGAAGTGCCTTTTGGGCCACCTAACCACCTAAGCTTCACCATAGTCTTCCTCATCACCCGTGAAGTGCCTTTTGGGCCACCAAACCGCCTAAGCTTCACCATAGTCTTCCTCATCACCCGTGAAGTGCCTTTTGGGCCACCTAACCACCTAAGCTTCACCATAGTCTTCCTCATCACCCAAAAAGTGGCTTTTGGGCCACCTAACCGCCTAAGCTTCACCATAGTCTTCCTCATTGCCCGCGAAGTGCCTTTTGGGCCACCAAACCGCCTAAGCTTCACCATAGTCTTCCTCATCACCCGCAAAGTGCCTTTTGAGCCACCTAATCACCTAAGCTTCATCATAGTCTTCCTCATCACCCACGAAGTGCCTTTTGGGCCACCTAACCACCTAAGCTTCACCATAGTCTTCCTCATCACCCGTGAAGTGCCTTTTGGGCCACCTAACCACCTAAGCTTCaccataatcttcctcatcacccGCGAAGTGCCTTTTGGGCCACCAAACCGCCTAAGCTTCTCCATAGTCTTCCTCATCACCCGCGAAGTGCCTTTTGGGCCACCTAACCACCTAAGCTTCACCATAGTCTTCCTCAACACCCGCAAAGGGCCTTTTGGGCCACCTAACCACCTAAGCTTCAACATAGTCTTCCTCATCACCCGCAAAGGGCCTTTTGGGCCACCTAACTGCCTAAGCTTCACCATAGTCTTCCTCATCACCCGCAAAGGGCCTTTTGGGCCACCTAACCACCTAAGCTTCATCATAGTCTTCCTCATCACCCACGGGCCACCTAACCACCTAAGCTTCCCCATAGTCTTCCTCATCACCCACGGGCCACCTAACCACCTAAGCTTCCCCATAGTCTTCCTCATCACCCGCAAAGTGCCTTTTGGGCCACCTAACCACCTAAGCTTCATCATAGTCTTCCTCATCACCCACGGGCCACCTAACCACCTAAGCTTCATCATAGTCTTCCTCATCACCCACGGGCCACCTAACCACCTAAGCTTCCCCATAGTCTTCCTCATCACCCGCAAAGTGCCTTTTGGGCCACCTAACCACCTAAGCTTCATCATAGTCTTCCTCATCACCCACGGGCCACCTAACCACCTAAGCTTCCCCATAGTCTTCCTCATCACCCACGGGCCACCTAACCACCTAAGCTTCCCCATAGTCTTCCTCATCACCCGCAAAGTGCCTTTTGGGCCACCTAACTGCCTAAGCTTCCCCATAGTCTTCCTAAAGTGCCGATTCTGACATACTAAACCATATtctgacaccaaactttgccaTACTCTTCATCACATACACTGAGTGCTCACTGTGCCCTGACAACTGTCTGGGGATGATCACAAGGTGCCTTTCATGCCAGTACGCCActgttttttttgccaaaagtaACCGTTTCTCTAACTCAATGCCGAAAATTCAGAGGGCCTTGAAATTCGGTATGAGGGTAACCCAGTGGACCCCAAGGTAAGATCCTTGGTTTCGAGGTTCTATGTTGTTCCCAAGTGGTCCGATTTGCCCCAAATTCGCATTTACATCTCGCCAGGGGCCCCTGGGTCGGTGTCCAGAGTTCCGTGTCCATGTCTGCTTATTTGGCTGAAAAAGACCCCCTTGACCAGGAAACACATGTGAAGTATCAATTAAAACAAGTTGCACTTGGTCAGCGGGAATTACAAGGGTCAAAAGGTCGCAGCGACCCCAAATTTGACTCGGTGGTAGTCCAGGTGCATCCGGGTCTAGATCCTGAATTGCAGAGTTCTA includes the following:
- the tmed6 gene encoding transmembrane emp24 domain-containing protein 6, whose product is MFQNGIYPVWLLLLFGLGNSGALKDPHPELSDQDLFWGADQYDFAIMLRAGDLQCFWHFAHYVERFYLHFMVQLVTGVALDRHLSVFVNAPSGLIVGNADDASGQIGFSVEETGFYQMCFSNFHNRFGSMQVFLNFGVYYEGQENIEKQKEEEKKNKEEDMKQINSTLSFIEESSVRLQKFVFHMWRHYNYERMRRGADFYLLQSNSTYVNSWSAVQSLVIITAGFLQLRFLKRLFNSKPAEGDKPRC